In the genome of Drosophila subpulchrella strain 33 F10 #4 breed RU33 chromosome 2L, RU_Dsub_v1.1 Primary Assembly, whole genome shotgun sequence, one region contains:
- the LOC119545926 gene encoding serine-rich adhesin for platelets isoform X1: MDQPLVVRAEYSFSGSNNDELCFQKGDVITVTQREDGGWWEGTLNEKTGWFPSNYVNECKVQLPLAETIRPPEEIQEYRSVVLKDLLDSERAHVAELQGLLENFLEPMQQTQILSQDEYAQLMCNFVEIVRTHEDLLIQIEECNDRVGKLFLTSAPLMKKVHQAYCAAHPKAIVILDKYKDDLEKYMERQGAATPGLLVLTTGLSKPFRRLDKYSAMLQELERHMESSHPDRGDTQRSVAVYKDIAATCSATRRQKELELQVLTGPVRGWQGQELSTLGDIIHMGSVAVGADHRDRYFVLFPQTLLFLSVSQRMSAFIYEGKLPLTGIVVNRLEDTDAIKNAFEISSPLIDRIVAVCQGPNEANKWVELLNANNPSLPMGIKRQLSNLSNSSSGHLNAAHLSQHLDSRGYCTRFSLCAYYSGPPCHVRPLRVTLPPSNYPPTSPYANLSAHFARLVKSGGLRSAIVKMLLYPQARQSIDLKRIALRKKRCHKAAAKFKDLNGNQDSGQSELERQDAIELPTDSESYDDEFEDDFLHSCDSDPFEYVQFYQNNRNDSMYNSTGTFVDHGTSPRRHCSSINLIKLDSVDTDDVLAQNELKKESLIIGSRALRALARKSTTRNSSVHTSTATLELGVGGSITNCVEEEPEIKLKPSFSLQQQSSDASSMYGARLGGAFTACENLASMPDDLSRESSVQEPPTPLPASPTERHSMPTIFVGNRFNQSKNTEVYVPTWRDRQEMQNQSVDAEQEEELHSSSMDLPAACRTAPDKLQAELLYNYDEVLANPQDLERQLTPFPGHNVKSDKRVSHKSDSPSTGNSKTDPNPAARSSSTTELCIDTSSKRRNPQAQQSRDSIRRCISYQFLQMSNRQPPPPPPRRDPDLHLDTKCRCCESSQCPSPRSSDSGMAGSCTITSPDPPNPESYFPTEAAGHDMLDNVEPERFDVCGMFRDKFLTPEATQDVAEALEEQTSLPEEPTTPTNHKEESTCISSAEVQVNTRSIFLPSSSSMDETNRNVPSNDLLFSSSSTGRLGPQATFRSGMYAHWWKKERLPPEVVRGIAHAYNKSLPSKDSKDSGSVCSSCFCSLAASDYSEGALYCSVCQNCADYYNGSATSTTNTTTTTSSSSCPLCSEDEGMIASLHDSSSLDCPICTGRNASGAEEDVAAVEPQPALANRRSSAGHAQQHPAQRQHRREQQPPGIAGHQLDVASQTEPVVQPPSQLQSVHAHSASTTSSASTTTTKSAKSSGGNRPQIKFSPDTKQQDSSSNPGVIHGRQSSNSGSSGSSSGGNGGAKRKERKHKG, encoded by the exons ATGGATCAGCCACTGGTGGTGCGGGCGGAGTACTCCTTCAGTGGCAGCAACAACGATGAGCTGTGCTTCCAGAAGGGCGATGTCATCACGGTCACCCAGAGGGAGGACGGCGGCTGGTGGGAGGGAACGCTGAACGAGAAGACTGGCTGGTTCCCCAGCAACTATGTCAACGAGTGCAAGGTGCAGCTGCCTCTGGCGGAGACCATAAGGCCGCCGGAGGAGATCCAGGAGTACCGCTCTGTGGTGCTCAAAGATCTGCTTGACTCGGAACGAGCCCATGTGGCCGAGCTGCAGGGTCTGCTCGAGAACTTCCTGGAGCCCATGCAACAGACGCAAAT ACTTAGCCAGGATGAGTACGCCCAGCTGATGTGCAACTTTGTGGAGATCGTGAGAACGCACGAGGATCTGCTCATCCAGATCGAAGAGTGCAACGATCGAGTTGGTAAACTATTCCTCACGAGCGCTCCGCTGATGAAGAAGGTCCACCAGGCCTACTGTGCTGCCCATCCGAAGGCCATAGTCATTTTGGACAAGTACAA GGATGATCTGGAAAAGTATATGGAACGACAGGGAGCGGCCACTCCTGGATTGCTTGTGCTCACTACGGGTCTATCGAAGCCATTCCGCCGACTGGACAAGTACTCCGCCATGCTACAGGAACTGGAGCGGCATATGGAGAGCAGTCATCCGGATCGTGGTGACACTCAGCGGAGTGTGGCTGTGTACAAGGACATAGCTGCCACATGCTCGGCCACACGACGTCAAAAGGAGCTGGAGCTGCAGGTGCTCACGGGGCCAGTGCGTGGATGGCAGGGACAAGAGTTGAGCACCCTCGGGGACATCATCCACATGGGCAGCGTGGCAGTTGGAGCGGATCATCGCGATCGCTACTTTGTGCTCTTCCCGCAAACATTACTCTTCCTAAGCGTTAGTCAGCGGATGAGTGCGTTTATTTACGAG GGCAAACTACCCCTCACTGGAATCGTAGTGAATCGTCTGGAGGACACGGACGCGATTAAGAACGCTTTCGAGATAAGTAGCCCATTGATCGATCGCATTGTGGCCGTCTGCCAGGGTCCGAACGAGGCCAACAAATGGGTGGAGCTGCTCAATGCCAACAATCCCAGCCTGCCAATGGGCATCAAGCGGCAACTGAGTAACCTGAGCAACTCCTCATCGGGACACCTTAATGCCGCTCAT CTAAGTCAACATTTGGATTCACGAGGCTACTGCACGCGGTTCTCGCTTTGTGCCTACTATTCCGGCCCTCCATGTCATGTGCGTCCACTCCGTGTGACTCTTCCGCCCAGCAATTATCCACCCACATCTCCGTACGCCAATCTGAGTGCCCACTTTGCGAGGCTTGTGAAGAGCGGAGGATTGAGGAGTGCCATCGTGAAGATGCTGCTCTATCCACAGGCTCGCCAGAGCATCGATCTCAAGCGGATTGCGTTGCGCAAGAAGCGCTGTCACAAGGCGGCAGCAAAATTTAAGGATCTCAATGGCAATCAGGATTCGGGTCAGTCGGAGCTGGAGCGTCAGGATGCCATCGAACTGCCCACGGACTCGGAGAGCTACGATGATGAATTTGAAGATGATTTTTTGCATTCCTGCGATTCCGATCCGTTTGAGTATGTGCAGTTTTACCAGAACAACCGCAATGATTCCATGTACAACTCCACGGGCACCTTTGTGGACCATGGCACTAGTCCCAGGCGGCACTGTTCCTCTATTAATCTCATCAAATTGGATTCTGTTGACACGGACGACGTCTTAGCACAGAACGAGTTGAAAAAGGAGTCGCTTATTATAGGATCCAGGGCTCTCAGAGCTTTGGCTCGCAAGTCCACGACTCGGAATTCCAGCGTGCACACTTCCACGGCTACTCtggagctgggagtgggtggCAGCATAACCAACTGCGTGGAAGAGGAACCGGAAATTAAGTTAAAGCCATCATTCTCCCTGCAACAACAGAGCTCCGATGCCAGTTCCATGTATGGAGCTAGGCTGGGCGGAGCCTTCACGGCCTGCGAGAACCTAGCCAGCATGCCCGATGATCTCAGCCGGGAGTCGAGTGTCCAGGAGCCACCTACTCCACTGCCAGCTTCCCCGACAGAACGGCACAGCATGCCCACCATATTTGTGGGCAATCGCTTCAATCAGAGCAAAAATACCGAAGTCTATGTGCCCACGTGGCGGGATCGCCAGGAGATGCAAAACCAGAGTGTGGATGcggagcaggaggaggagtTGCACTCTAGTTCCATGGATCTGCCAGCTGCCTGCCGCACTGCCCCGGATAAATTGCAGGCAGAGCTCCTTTACAACTACGACGAGGTTTTAGCGAATCCTCAAGATTTGGAACGGCAACTTACGCCTTTTCCTGGGCATAATGTCAAATCCGACAAGCGGGTTTCCCACAAGAGCGACAGTCCCTCGACGGGAAATTCCAAGACAGATCCAAATCCCGCAGCAAGAAGTAGTTCCACCACAGAGCTCTGCATCGATACCTCCTCGAAAAGGCGTAATCCTCAAGCCCAGCAAAGTAGGGATTCCATTAGGCGCTGCATCAGCTATCAGTTCCTGCAGATGTCCAATCGCCAGCCGCCTCCACCACCGCCTCGCAGGGATCCGGATCTCCACTTGGACACGAAATGTCGCTGCTGCGAGAGCTCCCAGTGTCCCAGTCCTCGATCGAGTGATAGCGGAATGGCGGGCAGTTGCACTATTACTTCACCGGATCCTCCCAACCCGGAATCATACTTTCCCACGGAAGCCGCAGGCCACGACATGCTGGATAATGTAGAGCCAGAGAGGTTTGATGTGTGTGGAATGTTCAGGGACAAGTTCCTTACGCCAGAGGCCACTCAAGATGTTGCCGAGGCGTTAGAGGAGCAGACTTCACTTCCAGAAGAGCCCACAACGCCGACCAACCACAAAGAAGAATCTACCTGCATTAGCTCTGCCGAAGTGCAAGTGAACACGAGGAGTATTTTCCTACCATCCAGCTCGAGCATGGATGAAACTAACAGGAATGTTCCGTCCAATGATCTCTTATTTAGCTCGAGTTCTACAGGTCGGCTGGGGCCACAGGCCACCTTTCGTTCAGGGATGTATGCACACTGGTGGAAGAAAGAGCGCCTGCCGCCGGAGGTGGTGCGCGGCATAGCCCACGCATACAACAAGAGCCTGCCCTCCAAGGACTCAAAGGACTCGGGGTCAGTGTGCTCCAGCTGCTTCTGTTCGCTGGCAGCCAGCGATTACAGCGAGGGGGCACTGTACTGCTCGGTGTGTCAGAACTGCGCGGATTACTACAACGGCAGTGCCACCAGCACCACCAataccaccaccaccacatcCTCCTCCAGCTGCCCGCTGTGCAGCGAAGACGAGGGCATGATCGCCTCCCTTCACGATTCCTCCTCGCTCGACTGTCCCATTTGTACGGGCCGCAATGCTTCCGGCGCCGAAGAAG ATGTCGCCGCCGTCGAACCACAACCTGCTCTTGCCAACCGGAGGTCGTCCGCCGGCCACGCCCAGCAGCATCCCGCCCAGCGGCAACACAGGCGGGAGCAACAGCCACCAGGGATCGCCGGCCACCAACTCGATGTCGCATCACAAACGGAGCCAGTCGTTCAACCACCATCTCAGCTACAATCAGTACACGCCCACTCAGCCTCCACCACATCATCTGCATCCACCACAACCACCAAGTCTGCCAAGTCATCTGGGGGCAACCGCCCCCAGATCAAGTTCAGTCCAGATACCAAGCAGCAAGATAGCAGCTCCAATCCTGGCGTCATCCATGGACGGCAGTCCAGCAATTCAGGGAGCAGCGGGAGCAGCAGCGGCGGGAATGGGGGTGCCAAACGCAAGGAAAGGAAGCACAAAGG CTAA
- the LOC119545926 gene encoding rho guanine nucleotide exchange factor 7 isoform X3: MDQPLVVRAEYSFSGSNNDELCFQKGDVITVTQREDGGWWEGTLNEKTGWFPSNYVNECKVQLPLAETIRPPEEIQEYRSVVLKDLLDSERAHVAELQGLLENFLEPMQQTQILSQDEYAQLMCNFVEIVRTHEDLLIQIEECNDRVGKLFLTSAPLMKKVHQAYCAAHPKAIVILDKYKDDLEKYMERQGAATPGLLVLTTGLSKPFRRLDKYSAMLQELERHMESSHPDRGDTQRSVAVYKDIAATCSATRRQKELELQVLTGPVRGWQGQELSTLGDIIHMGSVAVGADHRDRYFVLFPQTLLFLSVSQRMSAFIYEGKLPLTGIVVNRLEDTDAIKNAFEISSPLIDRIVAVCQGPNEANKWVELLNANNPSLPMGIKRQLSNLSNSSSGHLNAAHMSPPSNHNLLLPTGGRPPATPSSIPPSGNTGGSNSHQGSPATNSMSHHKRSQSFNHHLSYNQYTPTQPPPHHLHPPQPPSLPSHLGATAPRSSSVQIPSSKIAAPILASSMDGSPAIQGAAGAAAAGMGVPNARKGSTKANWTISCLRPTPPLRPSLLNATSGSGSGSGGSGGGSSSSSNALASYCSGRKNQPTFEEDALVLRVFEAYCAAYQNNARNTIHSAGLENEDMTPTLRQLWTAIRQMQQDMSQIKLQINEERALRADLQQLLMQHLETSSVSSGANTPKC, translated from the exons ATGGATCAGCCACTGGTGGTGCGGGCGGAGTACTCCTTCAGTGGCAGCAACAACGATGAGCTGTGCTTCCAGAAGGGCGATGTCATCACGGTCACCCAGAGGGAGGACGGCGGCTGGTGGGAGGGAACGCTGAACGAGAAGACTGGCTGGTTCCCCAGCAACTATGTCAACGAGTGCAAGGTGCAGCTGCCTCTGGCGGAGACCATAAGGCCGCCGGAGGAGATCCAGGAGTACCGCTCTGTGGTGCTCAAAGATCTGCTTGACTCGGAACGAGCCCATGTGGCCGAGCTGCAGGGTCTGCTCGAGAACTTCCTGGAGCCCATGCAACAGACGCAAAT ACTTAGCCAGGATGAGTACGCCCAGCTGATGTGCAACTTTGTGGAGATCGTGAGAACGCACGAGGATCTGCTCATCCAGATCGAAGAGTGCAACGATCGAGTTGGTAAACTATTCCTCACGAGCGCTCCGCTGATGAAGAAGGTCCACCAGGCCTACTGTGCTGCCCATCCGAAGGCCATAGTCATTTTGGACAAGTACAA GGATGATCTGGAAAAGTATATGGAACGACAGGGAGCGGCCACTCCTGGATTGCTTGTGCTCACTACGGGTCTATCGAAGCCATTCCGCCGACTGGACAAGTACTCCGCCATGCTACAGGAACTGGAGCGGCATATGGAGAGCAGTCATCCGGATCGTGGTGACACTCAGCGGAGTGTGGCTGTGTACAAGGACATAGCTGCCACATGCTCGGCCACACGACGTCAAAAGGAGCTGGAGCTGCAGGTGCTCACGGGGCCAGTGCGTGGATGGCAGGGACAAGAGTTGAGCACCCTCGGGGACATCATCCACATGGGCAGCGTGGCAGTTGGAGCGGATCATCGCGATCGCTACTTTGTGCTCTTCCCGCAAACATTACTCTTCCTAAGCGTTAGTCAGCGGATGAGTGCGTTTATTTACGAG GGCAAACTACCCCTCACTGGAATCGTAGTGAATCGTCTGGAGGACACGGACGCGATTAAGAACGCTTTCGAGATAAGTAGCCCATTGATCGATCGCATTGTGGCCGTCTGCCAGGGTCCGAACGAGGCCAACAAATGGGTGGAGCTGCTCAATGCCAACAATCCCAGCCTGCCAATGGGCATCAAGCGGCAACTGAGTAACCTGAGCAACTCCTCATCGGGACACCTTAATGCCGCTCAT ATGTCGCCGCCGTCGAACCACAACCTGCTCTTGCCAACCGGAGGTCGTCCGCCGGCCACGCCCAGCAGCATCCCGCCCAGCGGCAACACAGGCGGGAGCAACAGCCACCAGGGATCGCCGGCCACCAACTCGATGTCGCATCACAAACGGAGCCAGTCGTTCAACCACCATCTCAGCTACAATCAGTACACGCCCACTCAGCCTCCACCACATCATCTGCATCCACCACAACCACCAAGTCTGCCAAGTCATCTGGGGGCAACCGCCCCCAGATCAAGTTCAGTCCAGATACCAAGCAGCAAGATAGCAGCTCCAATCCTGGCGTCATCCATGGACGGCAGTCCAGCAATTCAGGGAGCAGCGGGAGCAGCAGCGGCGGGAATGGGGGTGCCAAACGCAAGGAAAGGAAGCACAAAGG CTAACTGGACCATCAGCTGCCTGCGTCCCACACCGCCGTTGCGGCCCAGTTTGTTAAATGCCACGAGCGGATCGGGAAGTGGCAGCGGTGGGAGTGgtggcggcagcagcagctccaGCAACGCCCTGGCCAGCTACTGCAGCGGGAGAAAGAACCAGCCCACCTTCGAGGAGGACGCCCTGGTGCTCCGGGTGTTCGAGGCCTATTGCGCCGCCTACCAGAACAACGCCAGGAACACCATCCACTCGG CAGGCCTTGAAAACGAGGATATGACCCCCACATTGCGCCAACTGTGGACCGCCATCCGGCAGATGCAGCAGGACATGTCCCAGATAAAGCTGCAGATCAACGAGGAGCGGGCCCTGCGAGCCGATCTCCAGCAGCTGCTGATGCAGCACTTGGAGACGAGCAGCGTGAGCAGCGGGGCCAACACCCCCAAGTGTTGA
- the LOC119545926 gene encoding rho guanine nucleotide exchange factor 7 isoform X4, giving the protein MDQPLVVRAEYSFSGSNNDELCFQKGDVITVTQREDGGWWEGTLNEKTGWFPSNYVNECKVQLPLAETIRPPEEIQEYRSVVLKDLLDSERAHVAELQGLLENFLEPMQQTQILSQDEYAQLMCNFVEIVRTHEDLLIQIEECNDRVGKLFLTSAPLMKKVHQAYCAAHPKAIVILDKYKDDLEKYMERQGAATPGLLVLTTGLSKPFRRLDKYSAMLQELERHMESSHPDRGDTQRSVAVYKDIAATCSATRRQKELELQVLTGPVRGWQGQELSTLGDIIHMGSVAVGADHRDRYFVLFPQTLLFLSVSQRMSAFIYEGKLPLTGIVVNRLEDTDAIKNAFEISSPLIDRIVAVCQGPNEANKWVELLNANNPSLPMGIKRQLSNLSNSSSGHLNAAHMSPPSNHNLLLPTGGRPPATPSSIPPSGNTGGSNSHQGSPATNSMSHHKRSQSFNHHLSYNQYTPTQPPPHHLHPPQPPSLPSHLGATAPRSSSVQIPSSKIAAPILASSMDGSPAIQGAAGAAAAGMGVPNARKGSTKANWTISCLRPTPPLRPSLLNATSGSGSGSGGSGGGSSSSSNALASYCSGRKNQPTFEEDALVLRVFEAYCAAYQNNARNTIHSGLENEDMTPTLRQLWTAIRQMQQDMSQIKLQINEERALRADLQQLLMQHLETSSVSSGANTPKC; this is encoded by the exons ATGGATCAGCCACTGGTGGTGCGGGCGGAGTACTCCTTCAGTGGCAGCAACAACGATGAGCTGTGCTTCCAGAAGGGCGATGTCATCACGGTCACCCAGAGGGAGGACGGCGGCTGGTGGGAGGGAACGCTGAACGAGAAGACTGGCTGGTTCCCCAGCAACTATGTCAACGAGTGCAAGGTGCAGCTGCCTCTGGCGGAGACCATAAGGCCGCCGGAGGAGATCCAGGAGTACCGCTCTGTGGTGCTCAAAGATCTGCTTGACTCGGAACGAGCCCATGTGGCCGAGCTGCAGGGTCTGCTCGAGAACTTCCTGGAGCCCATGCAACAGACGCAAAT ACTTAGCCAGGATGAGTACGCCCAGCTGATGTGCAACTTTGTGGAGATCGTGAGAACGCACGAGGATCTGCTCATCCAGATCGAAGAGTGCAACGATCGAGTTGGTAAACTATTCCTCACGAGCGCTCCGCTGATGAAGAAGGTCCACCAGGCCTACTGTGCTGCCCATCCGAAGGCCATAGTCATTTTGGACAAGTACAA GGATGATCTGGAAAAGTATATGGAACGACAGGGAGCGGCCACTCCTGGATTGCTTGTGCTCACTACGGGTCTATCGAAGCCATTCCGCCGACTGGACAAGTACTCCGCCATGCTACAGGAACTGGAGCGGCATATGGAGAGCAGTCATCCGGATCGTGGTGACACTCAGCGGAGTGTGGCTGTGTACAAGGACATAGCTGCCACATGCTCGGCCACACGACGTCAAAAGGAGCTGGAGCTGCAGGTGCTCACGGGGCCAGTGCGTGGATGGCAGGGACAAGAGTTGAGCACCCTCGGGGACATCATCCACATGGGCAGCGTGGCAGTTGGAGCGGATCATCGCGATCGCTACTTTGTGCTCTTCCCGCAAACATTACTCTTCCTAAGCGTTAGTCAGCGGATGAGTGCGTTTATTTACGAG GGCAAACTACCCCTCACTGGAATCGTAGTGAATCGTCTGGAGGACACGGACGCGATTAAGAACGCTTTCGAGATAAGTAGCCCATTGATCGATCGCATTGTGGCCGTCTGCCAGGGTCCGAACGAGGCCAACAAATGGGTGGAGCTGCTCAATGCCAACAATCCCAGCCTGCCAATGGGCATCAAGCGGCAACTGAGTAACCTGAGCAACTCCTCATCGGGACACCTTAATGCCGCTCAT ATGTCGCCGCCGTCGAACCACAACCTGCTCTTGCCAACCGGAGGTCGTCCGCCGGCCACGCCCAGCAGCATCCCGCCCAGCGGCAACACAGGCGGGAGCAACAGCCACCAGGGATCGCCGGCCACCAACTCGATGTCGCATCACAAACGGAGCCAGTCGTTCAACCACCATCTCAGCTACAATCAGTACACGCCCACTCAGCCTCCACCACATCATCTGCATCCACCACAACCACCAAGTCTGCCAAGTCATCTGGGGGCAACCGCCCCCAGATCAAGTTCAGTCCAGATACCAAGCAGCAAGATAGCAGCTCCAATCCTGGCGTCATCCATGGACGGCAGTCCAGCAATTCAGGGAGCAGCGGGAGCAGCAGCGGCGGGAATGGGGGTGCCAAACGCAAGGAAAGGAAGCACAAAGG CTAACTGGACCATCAGCTGCCTGCGTCCCACACCGCCGTTGCGGCCCAGTTTGTTAAATGCCACGAGCGGATCGGGAAGTGGCAGCGGTGGGAGTGgtggcggcagcagcagctccaGCAACGCCCTGGCCAGCTACTGCAGCGGGAGAAAGAACCAGCCCACCTTCGAGGAGGACGCCCTGGTGCTCCGGGTGTTCGAGGCCTATTGCGCCGCCTACCAGAACAACGCCAGGAACACCATCCACTCGG GCCTTGAAAACGAGGATATGACCCCCACATTGCGCCAACTGTGGACCGCCATCCGGCAGATGCAGCAGGACATGTCCCAGATAAAGCTGCAGATCAACGAGGAGCGGGCCCTGCGAGCCGATCTCCAGCAGCTGCTGATGCAGCACTTGGAGACGAGCAGCGTGAGCAGCGGGGCCAACACCCCCAAGTGTTGA
- the LOC119545926 gene encoding uncharacterized protein LOC119545926 isoform X2, with the protein MDQPLVVRAEYSFSGSNNDELCFQKGDVITVTQREDGGWWEGTLNEKTGWFPSNYVNECKVQLPLAETIRPPEEIQEYRSVVLKDLLDSERAHVAELQGLLENFLEPMQQTQILSQDEYAQLMCNFVEIVRTHEDLLIQIEECNDRVGKLFLTSAPLMKKVHQAYCAAHPKAIVILDKYKDDLEKYMERQGAATPGLLVLTTGLSKPFRRLDKYSAMLQELERHMESSHPDRGDTQRSVAVYKDIAATCSATRRQKELELQVLTGPVRGWQGQELSTLGDIIHMGSVAVGADHRDRYFVLFPQTLLFLSVSQRMSAFIYEGKLPLTGIVVNRLEDTDAIKNAFEISSPLIDRIVAVCQGPNEANKWVELLNANNPSLPMGIKRQLSNLSNSSSGHLNAAHMSPPSNHNLLLPTGGRPPATPSSIPPSGNTGGSNSHQGSPATNSMSHHKRSQSFNHHLSYNQYTPTQPPPHHLHPPQPPSLPSHLGATAPRSSSVQIPSSKIAAPILASSMDGSPAIQGAAGAAAAGMGVPNARKGSTKANWTISCLRPTPPLRPSLLNATSGSGSGSGGSGGGSSSSSNALASYCSGRKNQPTFEEDALVLRVFEAYCAAYQNNARNTIHSALQPWTPCLPIRGGKLKTSKTFSTSNPQLPFVANVGNSPYLNQQHLQQQHLQQQHLQQQQHHLQQQPGRQHSAGSLNSSFIWREASPNNFNLYSSSVSSTLNATPAQRYSLSGAGAGGSPSIKDYQRALSEERATRKSLNRLKSGFGSGYDNVCTSPLLPRKNKPSPKLVAQQSYQRSPSNATTTTTTIVKPNPAGHPGLYDRRLNRSFETSTSHRYAGYGAGYLMNCGGALRTSTLQRSTPQLAGGERSDDSDVERELLRSNGAGPSANLELNADGSKRQSGSWCCGLENEDMTPTLRQLWTAIRQMQQDMSQIKLQINEERALRADLQQLLMQHLETSSVSSGANTPKC; encoded by the exons ATGGATCAGCCACTGGTGGTGCGGGCGGAGTACTCCTTCAGTGGCAGCAACAACGATGAGCTGTGCTTCCAGAAGGGCGATGTCATCACGGTCACCCAGAGGGAGGACGGCGGCTGGTGGGAGGGAACGCTGAACGAGAAGACTGGCTGGTTCCCCAGCAACTATGTCAACGAGTGCAAGGTGCAGCTGCCTCTGGCGGAGACCATAAGGCCGCCGGAGGAGATCCAGGAGTACCGCTCTGTGGTGCTCAAAGATCTGCTTGACTCGGAACGAGCCCATGTGGCCGAGCTGCAGGGTCTGCTCGAGAACTTCCTGGAGCCCATGCAACAGACGCAAAT ACTTAGCCAGGATGAGTACGCCCAGCTGATGTGCAACTTTGTGGAGATCGTGAGAACGCACGAGGATCTGCTCATCCAGATCGAAGAGTGCAACGATCGAGTTGGTAAACTATTCCTCACGAGCGCTCCGCTGATGAAGAAGGTCCACCAGGCCTACTGTGCTGCCCATCCGAAGGCCATAGTCATTTTGGACAAGTACAA GGATGATCTGGAAAAGTATATGGAACGACAGGGAGCGGCCACTCCTGGATTGCTTGTGCTCACTACGGGTCTATCGAAGCCATTCCGCCGACTGGACAAGTACTCCGCCATGCTACAGGAACTGGAGCGGCATATGGAGAGCAGTCATCCGGATCGTGGTGACACTCAGCGGAGTGTGGCTGTGTACAAGGACATAGCTGCCACATGCTCGGCCACACGACGTCAAAAGGAGCTGGAGCTGCAGGTGCTCACGGGGCCAGTGCGTGGATGGCAGGGACAAGAGTTGAGCACCCTCGGGGACATCATCCACATGGGCAGCGTGGCAGTTGGAGCGGATCATCGCGATCGCTACTTTGTGCTCTTCCCGCAAACATTACTCTTCCTAAGCGTTAGTCAGCGGATGAGTGCGTTTATTTACGAG GGCAAACTACCCCTCACTGGAATCGTAGTGAATCGTCTGGAGGACACGGACGCGATTAAGAACGCTTTCGAGATAAGTAGCCCATTGATCGATCGCATTGTGGCCGTCTGCCAGGGTCCGAACGAGGCCAACAAATGGGTGGAGCTGCTCAATGCCAACAATCCCAGCCTGCCAATGGGCATCAAGCGGCAACTGAGTAACCTGAGCAACTCCTCATCGGGACACCTTAATGCCGCTCAT ATGTCGCCGCCGTCGAACCACAACCTGCTCTTGCCAACCGGAGGTCGTCCGCCGGCCACGCCCAGCAGCATCCCGCCCAGCGGCAACACAGGCGGGAGCAACAGCCACCAGGGATCGCCGGCCACCAACTCGATGTCGCATCACAAACGGAGCCAGTCGTTCAACCACCATCTCAGCTACAATCAGTACACGCCCACTCAGCCTCCACCACATCATCTGCATCCACCACAACCACCAAGTCTGCCAAGTCATCTGGGGGCAACCGCCCCCAGATCAAGTTCAGTCCAGATACCAAGCAGCAAGATAGCAGCTCCAATCCTGGCGTCATCCATGGACGGCAGTCCAGCAATTCAGGGAGCAGCGGGAGCAGCAGCGGCGGGAATGGGGGTGCCAAACGCAAGGAAAGGAAGCACAAAGG CTAACTGGACCATCAGCTGCCTGCGTCCCACACCGCCGTTGCGGCCCAGTTTGTTAAATGCCACGAGCGGATCGGGAAGTGGCAGCGGTGGGAGTGgtggcggcagcagcagctccaGCAACGCCCTGGCCAGCTACTGCAGCGGGAGAAAGAACCAGCCCACCTTCGAGGAGGACGCCCTGGTGCTCCGGGTGTTCGAGGCCTATTGCGCCGCCTACCAGAACAACGCCAGGAACACCATCCACTCGG CCTTGCAACCCTGGACACCGTGTCTGCCCATCCGCGGTGGCAAGCTGAAAACGAGCAAAACCTTCTCGACCTCCAATCCACAGCTGCCTTTCGTAGCCAATGTCGGCAACTCACCCTACCTCAATCAGCAgcatctgcaacagcaacacttgcagcagcaacacctgcagcagcagcaacaccatcTCCAGCAGCAACCAGGTCGTCAACACTCTGCCGGCAGTTTGAACTCCTCCTTTATTTGGCGCGAGGCGAGTCCCAACAACTTCAATCTGTACTCCAGTTCGGTGTCCTCTACGCTGAATGCGACGCCTGCCCAGCGGTACTCCTTATccggagcaggagcaggaggatCGCCCTCCATTAAGGATTACCAGAGAGCCCTGTCGGAGGAGAGGGCCACCAGGAAGTCCTTAAATCGCCTGAAAAGTGGCTTTGGATCCGGATACGACAATGTGTGTACTTCACCGCTGCTACCGAGGAAAAACAAACCGTCACCGAAATTGGTGGCCCAGCAGTCGTACCAGCGATCCCCGAGCAAtgcaaccaccaccaccaccaccatagTAAAGCCGAATCCGGCGGGGCACCCAGGACTCTATGATCGCCGGCTGAACCGATCCTTTGAGACCTCAACCTCGCATCGCTATGCCGGCTATGGAGCTGGCTATCTGATGAATTGCGGTGGAGCCTTGCGGACCAGTACGCTCCAGAGGAGCACTCCCCAACTGGCCGGCGGAGAACGGTCGGATGACAGCGATGTGGAGCGGGAACTGCTGCGTAGCAATGGAGCTGGTCCCTCGGCGAACTTGGAACTCAATGCCGATGGCAGCAAACGGCAGTCGGGCAGCTGGTGTTGCG GCCTTGAAAACGAGGATATGACCCCCACATTGCGCCAACTGTGGACCGCCATCCGGCAGATGCAGCAGGACATGTCCCAGATAAAGCTGCAGATCAACGAGGAGCGGGCCCTGCGAGCCGATCTCCAGCAGCTGCTGATGCAGCACTTGGAGACGAGCAGCGTGAGCAGCGGGGCCAACACCCCCAAGTGTTGA